The Lactuca sativa cultivar Salinas chromosome 2, Lsat_Salinas_v11, whole genome shotgun sequence genome includes a window with the following:
- the LOC111888896 gene encoding G-type lectin S-receptor-like serine/threonine-protein kinase At5g24080 isoform X1, with amino-acid sequence MAYYCSTTWSLFLVVLLEVVVCISGRVGLGSRLYANNNQIWESPNHTFAFGFAPASDDTSSSHDNRYQLGIWFANLPGDRTLAWSAYLNAPVTKEAILELDTTGNLVLTDGRTTAWTSNTTDAGVQSMELLENGNLILYTSNQDIAWQSFSHPSDTLLPGQPLTISVELTSSRIPTRGGGYYTLKIQQQPTSLSLGLTYNLLADPYNLSMEAQSNYSYWETPEFSNVTGDVVAVLGQAGSFGVVYGGDSVGAVYVYKNDNDKSELSSASNITNRPAVLRRLILETNGNLRLYRWDDDVNGSRQWVPEWAAVSNPCDIAGACGNGICNLDRSKTNASCECLPGSSTKGDDFRCTSNSSFTGNCRAPRQNSTNSQFKIQTVNQTNYYYLESAVIANYSDIPTVSKCGDACLSDCDCVASVYGLNQETPYCWVLRSLEFGGFEDSGSTMFVKVQSNASSSSEQKNDSGMSNSTRTKVLVVPITLSMLVLIGLLSCLLYIYVHKRRGLKRALKNSIIVSGAPHNFNFRILQNSTNHFSELLGTGGFGSVYKGTLGDGTLIAVKRLDKMLPHGEREFVTEVNTIGSMHHMNLVRLCGYCSEGSQRLLVYEFMKNGSLDKWLFHSRKTRERLLEWPTRFQIAVGTAQGIAYFHEQCRNRIIHCDIKPENILLDENFCPKVSDFGLAKLMGREHSQVVTMVRGTRGYLAPEWISNRPVTVKADVYSYGMLLLEIVGGRRNLDMNYDADNFFFPGWAFKEMRNGEVMKIADRRLEGAVDAEELLRTLKVGFWCIQDDVNMRPSMSEVVMMLEGSVEVNEPPMPQSVLELIEEGLDHVYRAMKREFNQFSSFTVTNMTSQPSSRATCSYSTMSPR; translated from the exons ATGGCTTATTATTGCTCTACTACTTGGAGTTTGTTCTTAGTTGTTTTGCTAGAGGTGGTTGTGTGCATATCGGGTCGGGTTGGTTTGGGTTCGAGATTATATGCTAACAACAATCAAATATGGGAGTCTCCAAACCATACATTTGCATTTGGGTTTGCTCCAGCTTCAGATGATACTTCAAGTTCACACGACAATCGATACCAACTGGGAATTTGGTTCGCCAATCTTCCAGGAGACCGCACTCTTGCTTGGTCTGCTTATTT AAACGCTCCAGTCACAAAAGAGGCTATCTTGGAACTTGATACAACTGGAAACTTAGTCCTTACTGACGGCAGGACCACCGCATGGACCTCAAACACCACCGACGCCGGTGTCCAATCTATGGAGTTACTAGAAAACGGCAACCTCATTCTCTATACCAGCAACCAAGACATAGCGTGGCAAAGCTTCTCACACCCATCGGACACCCTCTTGCCTGGTCAACCTTTGACAATCTCCGTCGAGTTGACTTCGTCACGGATACCCACTCGCGGCGGCGGTTATTACACTTTGAAAATACAACAACAACCTACTTCACTTAGCTTAGGTTTGACGTACAACCTACTCGCAGATCCTTATAATTTATCCATGGAAGCGCAGTCTAATTATTCGTACTGGGAAACACCTGAATTCTCTAACGTCACCGGCGATGTTGTGGCAGTGCTTGGCCAAGCTGGAAGTTTTGGTGTTGTTTACGGCGGAGATTCCGTTGGAGCAGTGTACGTTTACAAGAATGACAACGACAAAAGCGAATTATCATCTGCTAGTAACATAACAAACAGACCGGCAGTTCTACGAAGGCTAATTCTTGAAACTAACGGTAACCTTCGGCTATATCGTTGGGACGACGACGTTAATGGATCCCGACAGTGGGTACCGGAATGGGCGGCCGTTTCAAACCCATGCGACATCGCCGGAGCTTGCGGAAACGGGATATGTAATTTGGACAGAAGCAAAACAAATGCTTCTTGCGAATGCTTGCCAGGTTCTTCCACCAAGGGAGATGATTTCCGGTGTACATCGAACTCATCATTCACCGGAAACTGCAGAGCTCCCCGCCAAAACTCAACTAATTCCCAATTCAAAATCCAAACAGTTAACCAAACAAATTACTATTACTTAGAATCAGCAGTGATAGCAAACTATAGCGACATCCCAACAGTTTCAAAATGTGGTGATGCTTGTTTATCCGATTGCGATTGTGTTGCTTCCGTTTATGGGCTAAACCAAGAGACCCCGTATTGTTGGGTGTTACGGAGCTTAGAATTTGGTGGATTCGAGGATTCAGGTTCAACCATGTTCGTTAAGGTTCAGTCGAATGCATCTTCCAGTAGTGAACAGAAAAACGATTCAGGGATGAGCAACAGCACTCGCACGAAGGTTTTGGTTGTTCCCATTACCCTCAGCATGCTTGTTCTTATTGGACTCTTAAGTTGTCTGCTTTACATCTACGTTCATAAAAGGAGAGGTTTAAAAAGAGCCCTCAAGAATTCCATAATTGTCTCGGGAGCTCCTCATAATTTTAACTTTCGCATTCTACAAAACAGCACAAATCATTTTTCCGAGTTACTCGGAACAG GTGGATTTGGGAGTGTTTACAAGGGAACTTTAGGAGATGGGACACTAATCGCAGTGAAAAGGCTGGACAAAATGCTACCACACGGAGAAAGAGAATTTGTAACCGAAGTAAACACCATCGGGTCAATGCATCACATGAACTTGGTTCGCTTATGCGGGTATTGCTCCGAAGGTTCacaaag ACTTCTCGTGTACGAGTTCATGAAAAATGGATCATTAGACAAATGGTTATTTCATTCGCGTAAAACTCGAGAGAGGCTCTTGGAATGGCCAACTCGGTTTCAAATAGCGGTAGGTACAGCACAAGGCATCGCATATTTTCATGAGCAATGTAGGAATAGGATAATACATTGTGATATCAAGCCGGAGAATAttcttttggatgaaaattttTGTCCAAAGGTTTCCGATTTTGGATTGGCTAAGTTGATGGGAAGGGAGCACTCACAGGTTGTGACCATGGTCCGAGGAACACGAGGCTATTTGGCTCCTGAATGGATTAGTAATCGTCCCGTAACAGTAAAAGCGGATGTTTATAGTTATGGAATGCTCTTGTTAGAAATTGTTGGTGGGCGGAGAAACCTTGATATGAACTATGATGCAGATAATTTCTTTTTCCCCGGATGGGCTTTTAAG GAAATGAGAAACGGGGAAGTGATGAAGATAGCGGATAGACGACTAGAAGGGGCAGTAGATGCAGAGGAGCTTTTAAGAACATTGAAGGTCGGTTTTTGGTGCATACAAGACGATGTGAACATGCGGCCTTCGATGAGTGAGGTGGTGATGATGTTGGAAGGTTCGGTAGAGGTGAATGAGCCACCAATGCCACAATCAGTGTTAGAGCTTATTGAAGAAGGGTTAGACCATGTTTACAGGGCAATGAAACGAGAATTTAACCAATTTAGCTCTTTCACTGTCACCAACATGACAAGTCAACCATCGTCTCGTGCAACATGTAGTTACTCTACAATGTCACCCAGATGA
- the LOC111888896 gene encoding G-type lectin S-receptor-like serine/threonine-protein kinase At5g24080 isoform X2 translates to MELLENGNLILYTSNQDIAWQSFSHPSDTLLPGQPLTISVELTSSRIPTRGGGYYTLKIQQQPTSLSLGLTYNLLADPYNLSMEAQSNYSYWETPEFSNVTGDVVAVLGQAGSFGVVYGGDSVGAVYVYKNDNDKSELSSASNITNRPAVLRRLILETNGNLRLYRWDDDVNGSRQWVPEWAAVSNPCDIAGACGNGICNLDRSKTNASCECLPGSSTKGDDFRCTSNSSFTGNCRAPRQNSTNSQFKIQTVNQTNYYYLESAVIANYSDIPTVSKCGDACLSDCDCVASVYGLNQETPYCWVLRSLEFGGFEDSGSTMFVKVQSNASSSSEQKNDSGMSNSTRTKVLVVPITLSMLVLIGLLSCLLYIYVHKRRGLKRALKNSIIVSGAPHNFNFRILQNSTNHFSELLGTGGFGSVYKGTLGDGTLIAVKRLDKMLPHGEREFVTEVNTIGSMHHMNLVRLCGYCSEGSQRLLVYEFMKNGSLDKWLFHSRKTRERLLEWPTRFQIAVGTAQGIAYFHEQCRNRIIHCDIKPENILLDENFCPKVSDFGLAKLMGREHSQVVTMVRGTRGYLAPEWISNRPVTVKADVYSYGMLLLEIVGGRRNLDMNYDADNFFFPGWAFKEMRNGEVMKIADRRLEGAVDAEELLRTLKVGFWCIQDDVNMRPSMSEVVMMLEGSVEVNEPPMPQSVLELIEEGLDHVYRAMKREFNQFSSFTVTNMTSQPSSRATCSYSTMSPR, encoded by the exons ATGGAGTTACTAGAAAACGGCAACCTCATTCTCTATACCAGCAACCAAGACATAGCGTGGCAAAGCTTCTCACACCCATCGGACACCCTCTTGCCTGGTCAACCTTTGACAATCTCCGTCGAGTTGACTTCGTCACGGATACCCACTCGCGGCGGCGGTTATTACACTTTGAAAATACAACAACAACCTACTTCACTTAGCTTAGGTTTGACGTACAACCTACTCGCAGATCCTTATAATTTATCCATGGAAGCGCAGTCTAATTATTCGTACTGGGAAACACCTGAATTCTCTAACGTCACCGGCGATGTTGTGGCAGTGCTTGGCCAAGCTGGAAGTTTTGGTGTTGTTTACGGCGGAGATTCCGTTGGAGCAGTGTACGTTTACAAGAATGACAACGACAAAAGCGAATTATCATCTGCTAGTAACATAACAAACAGACCGGCAGTTCTACGAAGGCTAATTCTTGAAACTAACGGTAACCTTCGGCTATATCGTTGGGACGACGACGTTAATGGATCCCGACAGTGGGTACCGGAATGGGCGGCCGTTTCAAACCCATGCGACATCGCCGGAGCTTGCGGAAACGGGATATGTAATTTGGACAGAAGCAAAACAAATGCTTCTTGCGAATGCTTGCCAGGTTCTTCCACCAAGGGAGATGATTTCCGGTGTACATCGAACTCATCATTCACCGGAAACTGCAGAGCTCCCCGCCAAAACTCAACTAATTCCCAATTCAAAATCCAAACAGTTAACCAAACAAATTACTATTACTTAGAATCAGCAGTGATAGCAAACTATAGCGACATCCCAACAGTTTCAAAATGTGGTGATGCTTGTTTATCCGATTGCGATTGTGTTGCTTCCGTTTATGGGCTAAACCAAGAGACCCCGTATTGTTGGGTGTTACGGAGCTTAGAATTTGGTGGATTCGAGGATTCAGGTTCAACCATGTTCGTTAAGGTTCAGTCGAATGCATCTTCCAGTAGTGAACAGAAAAACGATTCAGGGATGAGCAACAGCACTCGCACGAAGGTTTTGGTTGTTCCCATTACCCTCAGCATGCTTGTTCTTATTGGACTCTTAAGTTGTCTGCTTTACATCTACGTTCATAAAAGGAGAGGTTTAAAAAGAGCCCTCAAGAATTCCATAATTGTCTCGGGAGCTCCTCATAATTTTAACTTTCGCATTCTACAAAACAGCACAAATCATTTTTCCGAGTTACTCGGAACAG GTGGATTTGGGAGTGTTTACAAGGGAACTTTAGGAGATGGGACACTAATCGCAGTGAAAAGGCTGGACAAAATGCTACCACACGGAGAAAGAGAATTTGTAACCGAAGTAAACACCATCGGGTCAATGCATCACATGAACTTGGTTCGCTTATGCGGGTATTGCTCCGAAGGTTCacaaag ACTTCTCGTGTACGAGTTCATGAAAAATGGATCATTAGACAAATGGTTATTTCATTCGCGTAAAACTCGAGAGAGGCTCTTGGAATGGCCAACTCGGTTTCAAATAGCGGTAGGTACAGCACAAGGCATCGCATATTTTCATGAGCAATGTAGGAATAGGATAATACATTGTGATATCAAGCCGGAGAATAttcttttggatgaaaattttTGTCCAAAGGTTTCCGATTTTGGATTGGCTAAGTTGATGGGAAGGGAGCACTCACAGGTTGTGACCATGGTCCGAGGAACACGAGGCTATTTGGCTCCTGAATGGATTAGTAATCGTCCCGTAACAGTAAAAGCGGATGTTTATAGTTATGGAATGCTCTTGTTAGAAATTGTTGGTGGGCGGAGAAACCTTGATATGAACTATGATGCAGATAATTTCTTTTTCCCCGGATGGGCTTTTAAG GAAATGAGAAACGGGGAAGTGATGAAGATAGCGGATAGACGACTAGAAGGGGCAGTAGATGCAGAGGAGCTTTTAAGAACATTGAAGGTCGGTTTTTGGTGCATACAAGACGATGTGAACATGCGGCCTTCGATGAGTGAGGTGGTGATGATGTTGGAAGGTTCGGTAGAGGTGAATGAGCCACCAATGCCACAATCAGTGTTAGAGCTTATTGAAGAAGGGTTAGACCATGTTTACAGGGCAATGAAACGAGAATTTAACCAATTTAGCTCTTTCACTGTCACCAACATGACAAGTCAACCATCGTCTCGTGCAACATGTAGTTACTCTACAATGTCACCCAGATGA
- the LOC111888851 gene encoding plastidial pyruvate kinase 2, which translates to MAQVVATKLLHNSFFSNGSLNNQSEKIKPAGFASSGRIIPSHHRILTVTARRTADLQVVPVTPEDIPKIGEQSYQVLGKGDSSVAMWSKPIIKRKTKIVCTIGPSTDTKEMIWKLAEAGMNVARLNMSHGDHSSHQKVIDLVKEYNAQHKDNVIAIMLDTKGPEVRSGDLPQPVNLASGQEFTFTIKRGVGTADCVSVNYDDFVNDVEAGDMLLVDGGMMSLLVKSKTEDSVKCEVIDGGELKSRRHLNVRGKSATLPSITEKDWDDIKFGVDNQVDFYAVSFVKDAEVIHELKNYLKSCGADIQVIPKIESADSIPNLHSIITASDGAMVARGDLGAELPIEEVPLLQEEIIRTCRSMGKAVIVATNMLESMIVHPTPTRAEVSDIAIAVREGADAVMLSGETAHGKFPLKAVNVMHTVSLRTESSLMSGGTLSSLNQAFKNHISEMFAYHATSMSNTLGTSIVVFTRTSSMAVLLSHYRPNGTIFAFTDNKRVQQKLALYQGVCPIYMEFSDDSETTFADALSLLKNQGMMKEGEHVALLQSGRNPIWRFQSNHNIQVRKVV; encoded by the exons ATGGCGCAAGTAGTTGCTACCAAGTTGCTTCATAATTCATTTTTCAGCAATGGATCTCTTAACAATCAGAGTGAGAAGATCAAACCTGCTggtttcgcttccagtggccgGATTATCCCCAGCCACCATCGTATTCTTACCGTCACCGCAAGGAGAACGGCGGACCTCCAGGTTGTTCCCGTCACACCTGAAGATATACCTAAG ATAGGAGAGCAGAGTTATCAAGTTTTAGGAAAGGGTGATAGTTCAGTTGCTATGTGGTCGAAGCCCATAATTAAGCGCAAGACGAAGATTGTTTGTACAATTGGTCCATCCACTGACACAAAGGAAATGATATGGAAGCTGGCTGAGGCTGGGATGAATGTTGCAAGACTAAACATGTCACATGGAGATCATTCTTCTCACCAGAAAGTCATTGATCTGGTTAAAGAATACAATGCTCAACATAAGGATAATGTCATTGCAATCATGCTCGACACCAAG GGACCTGAGGTCAGGAGTGGGGACTTGCCACAACCAGTTAACTTAGCAAGTGGCCAAGAATTCACTTTCACAATAAAAAGAGGTGTTGGTACAGCAGACTGTGTTAGTGTTAATTATGATGATTTTGTTAATGATGTAGAAGCTGGTGACATGCTTCTGGTTGATG GTGGTATGATGTCGTTGTTGGTGAAATCGAAGACAGAAGATTCAGTAAAATGTGAAGTTATAGATGGTGGAGAGCTCAAGTCTAGACGCCATTTAAATGTCAGAGGAAAAAGTGCAACTCTACCGTCTATCACTG AAAAGGATTGGGATGATATCAAATTTGGTGTGGACAATCAAGTTGATTTCTATGCTGTTTCCTTTGTTAAAGATGCAGAGGTTATCCATGAGTTGAAGAATTATCTAAAAA GCTGTGGTGCAGATATTCAAGTTATCCCAAAAATTGAAAGCGCAGACTCCATTCCAAATTTGCATTCAATTATCACTGCATCTGATGGG GCCATGGTTGCAAGAGGGGATCTTGGTGCAGAGCTGCCAATTGAAGAGGTTCCATTGTTGCAG GAAGAGATAATCAGGACATGTCGTAGCATGGGAAAAGCTGTAATAGTAGCAACAAATATGCTTGAAAGCATGATTGTTCATCCCACACCAACAAGAGCTGAGGTGTCAGACATTGCTATTGCTGTTAGAGAGGGTGCTGATGCAGTCATGCTTTCTGGAGAAACTGCCCATGGAAA GTTTCCTCTAAAAGCAGTTAATGTGATGCACACAGTGTCGTTAAGAACCGAATCAAGCTTAATGAGTGGGGGCACGCTTTCTAGTCTTAATCAAGCATTCAAG aaccatATTAGCGAAATGTTTGCATACCATGCTACATCAATGTCAAACACTCTTGGAACTTCAATTGTTGTATTCACTAGAACAAGTTCCATGGCTGTCCTACTCAGCCATTATCGACCCAATGGCACTATATTTGCCTTCACAGACAA TAAAAGGGTACAGCAGAAATTGGCTTTGTATCAAGGAGTTTGCCCCATTTACATGGAGTTCTCAGATGATTCTGAGACAACATTTGCAGATGCTCTTTCTCTCTTGAAG AATCAAGGGATGATGAAGGAAGGTGAGCATGTAGCTCTTCTTCAGAGCGGGAGAAACCCCATTTGGCGGTTTCAATCCAACCACAATATTCAGGTCAGAAAGGTGGTGTAG
- the LOC111888833 gene encoding acidic endochitinase SE2, producing the protein MASSGYSQSSALHLVISSITFSFLKPIEVGSIAAYWGQHTDEGTLAAACATGNYKFIMIAFLTTFGSGQTPVLNLAGHCDPASTCSGLSSDIQSCQNQGIKMFLSIGGAVGSYSLSSSEDAQQVSDYLWNNFLGGQSNSRPLGDAVLDGIDFVIESGSGEFWPDLAKALALYSAQKKVYLSAAPQCPIPDARHDSSIQTGLFDYVWVQFYNNPQCEYGANADALLARWNQWTQVNSNQIFLGLPAATGAAGSGYIPPDVLTSSVLPSIKNSPKYGGVMLWDRFFDQQSGYSAAIKNSV; encoded by the coding sequence ATGGCATCATCTGGTTATTCACAGTCGTCGGCATTGCACCTAGTCATCTCCAGCATTACTTTCTCTTTCTTGAAACCCATAGAAGTAGGCAGCATAGCCGCTTACTGGGGTCAACACACTGATGAAGGGACCCTAGCCGCCGCCTGCGCCACCGGAAATTACAAGTTCATAATGATAGCTTTCCTGACCACCTTCGGCAGCGGCCAAACACCAGTTCTGAACTTGGCCGGTCATTGTGATCCTGCTTCCACTTGCTCCGGTTTATCCTCCGACATACAATCATGCCAGAACCAAGGTATCAAGATGTTTCTTTCTATAGGAGGAGCTGTCGGGAGCTACTCGCTCTCGTCATCTGAAGATGCACAACAAGTTTCCGATTACTTATGGAATAACTTTCTGGGTGGCCAGTCGAATTCCCGGCCATTAGGTGATGCTGTTTTAGACGGAATCGACTTTGTTATTGAGTCCGGATCAGGTGAGTTCTGGCCTGACCTAGCTAAGGCACTGGCCTTGTACAGCGCTCAGAAAAAGGTCTACTTATCTGCAGCACCGCAGTGCCCTATACCTGACGCTCGTCATGATTCCTCAATCCAGACTGGCTTATTCGACTACGTCTGGGTGCAGTTCTATAACAATCCGCAGTGCGAGTATGGGGCGAACGCTGATGCTTTATTAGCTCGATGGAACCAGTGGACTCAAGTCAACTCCAATCAGATTTTCTTGGGTCTGCCCGCAGCCACCGGAGCTGCCGGAAGCGGATACATTCCGCCAGATGTTCTTACGTCTAGTGTTCTTCCATCGATCAAGAACTCTCCCAAGTATGGTGGGGTTATGCTGTGGGACAGGTTCTTTGATCAACAAAGTGGATACAGTGCAGCTATCAAAAACagtgtttga
- the LOC111888835 gene encoding uncharacterized protein LOC111888835 isoform X2, with the protein MLFPGVQAAPPATIRFLDELLHRRRTFLHYNHRNTTTVSSVSDELLHQRRDSSIFQLLYNHRSTATVLSVFDDDHHLSSTTISSTTTGGMMSLLVKLKTEDSVKRGVIDGVDIKSRRHLNVRGKSATLPSIIEKDWDDIKFGVSNQVDFYAVSFVKDAEVIHELKNYLKTNETNNPTYHAIS; encoded by the exons ATG CTCTTCCCCGGTGTACAAGCTGCTCCACCGGCGACAATCCGATTCTTAGACGAACTTCTCCACCGACGAAG GACATTCCTCCATTACAACCACCGTAACACCACCACTGTGTCGTCTGTCTCCGACGAACTTCTCCACCAGCGAAG AGATTCCTCCATTTTCCAACTATTGTACAACCATCGCAGCACCGCCACTGTGCTATCTGTCTTCGACGACGATCACCACCTCAGCTCCACCACTATCAGTTCTACAACCACAG GTGGTATGATGTCGTTGTTGGTGAAATTGAAGACAGAAGATTCAGTAAAACGTGGAGTTATAGATGGTGTAGATATCAAGTCTAGACGCCATTTAAATGTCAGAGGAAAAAGTGCAACTCTACCATCTATCATTG AAAAGGATTGGGATGATATCAAATTTGGTGTGAGCAATCAAGTTGATTTCTATGCAGTTTCCTTTGTTAAAGATGCAGAGGTTATCCATGAGTTGAAGAATTATCTAAAAA CCAACGAAACCAACAACCCTACATATCATGCCATATCTTAA
- the LOC111888835 gene encoding uncharacterized protein LOC111888835 isoform X1 produces the protein MLFPGVQAAPPATIRFLDELLHRRRTFLHYNHRNTTTVSSVSDELLHQRRDSSIFQLLYNHRSTATVLSVFDDDHHLSSTTISSTTTGGMMSLLVKLKTEDSVKRGVIDGVDIKSRRHLNVRGKSATLPSIIEKDWDDIKFGVSNQVDFYAVSFVKDAEVIHELKNYLKIVVNIFKCADSIPNLHSIITASDGGKLKFTEKRTHCLLYFGE, from the exons ATG CTCTTCCCCGGTGTACAAGCTGCTCCACCGGCGACAATCCGATTCTTAGACGAACTTCTCCACCGACGAAG GACATTCCTCCATTACAACCACCGTAACACCACCACTGTGTCGTCTGTCTCCGACGAACTTCTCCACCAGCGAAG AGATTCCTCCATTTTCCAACTATTGTACAACCATCGCAGCACCGCCACTGTGCTATCTGTCTTCGACGACGATCACCACCTCAGCTCCACCACTATCAGTTCTACAACCACAG GTGGTATGATGTCGTTGTTGGTGAAATTGAAGACAGAAGATTCAGTAAAACGTGGAGTTATAGATGGTGTAGATATCAAGTCTAGACGCCATTTAAATGTCAGAGGAAAAAGTGCAACTCTACCATCTATCATTG AAAAGGATTGGGATGATATCAAATTTGGTGTGAGCAATCAAGTTGATTTCTATGCAGTTTCCTTTGTTAAAGATGCAGAGGTTATCCATGAGTTGAAGAATTATCTAAAAA TTGTGGTGAATATATTCAAGTGCGCAGACTCCATTCCAAATTTGCATTCAATTATCACCGCATCTGATGGGGGTAAACTTAAATTTACTGAGAAAAGAACCcactgtttactttattttggtgAATAA
- the LOC111888858 gene encoding acidic endochitinase SE2 gives MASSSYSQSTSALLVLLSIVAFSFFKPLEAAGIATYWGQRTDEGTLAAACATGNYQFVNIAFLTTFGNGQTPVLNLAGHCDPASTCSSLSSDIRACQNQGVKVFLSLGGAVGSYSLSSPQDAQQVSDYLWNNFLGGQSNSRPLGDAVLDGIDFDIESGSGQFWPDLARALAAHNSEKKVYLSAAPQCPIPDAHLDSAIQTGLFDYVWVQFYNNPQCEYGANADALLARWNQWTQVNSNQIFLGLPAATGAAGSGYIPPDVLTSSVLPSIKGSAKYGGVMLWDRFFDQQNGYSAAIKNSV, from the coding sequence ATGGCATCATCCAGTTACTCACAGTCGACATCAGCATTGCTCGTACTCCTTTCCATCGTTGCTTTCTCTTTCTTCAAACCCTTAGAAGCTGCTGGCATAGCCACTTACTGGGGACAACGCACCGATGAAGGGACCCTAGCCGCCGCCTGCGCCACCGGAAACTACCAGTTCGTAAACATCGCTTTCTTGACTACCTTCGGAAATGGCCAAACACCAGTTCTAAACCTGGCCGGTCACTGTGATCCTGCCTCCACTTGCTCCAGTTTATCCTCCGATATACGAGCATGCCAGAACCAAGGGGTGAAGGTGTTTCTTTCTTTAGGAGGAGCCGTCGGGAGCTACTCCCTATCATCCCCTCAAGATGCACAACAAGTTTCCGATTACCTATGGAACAACTTTCTTGGTGGCCAGTCGAATTCCCGGCCGTTAGGTGACGCTGTTTTGGACGGAATCGACTTTGACATCGAGTCCGGATCAGGACAATTCTGGCCGGACCTAGCTAGGGCATTGGCCGCTCACAACTCGGAGAAAAAGGTTTACTTATCTGCAGCGCCGCAGTGCCCTATCCCAGACGCCCATCTGGATTCAGCAATCCAGACCGGCTTATTCGACTACGTCTGGGTGCAGTTCTATAACAATCCTCAGTGCGAGTACGGAGCAAACGCTGATGCTTTATTAGCTCGATGGAACCAGTGGACTCAGGTCAACTCCAATCAGATTTTCTTGGGTCTGCCCGCAGCCACCGGAGCTGCCGGAAGCGGATACATTCCGCCAGATGTTCTTACGTCTAGTGTTCTTCCATCGATCAAGGGTTCTGCCAAGTATGGTGGGGTTATGTTGTGGGACAGGTTCTTTGATCAACAAAATGGATACAGTGCAGCTATCAAAAACAGTGTTTGA